One stretch of Methanoregula sp. DNA includes these proteins:
- a CDS encoding dCTP deaminase, whose protein sequence is MILSAPEIERRLDLDSAAGKLIIIPYGAECQQPASYDLRASGNIVLERGVCTLVSTLEWVELPMDIAGTLRCRSSMGRRGVLLGAGFVDPGFRGQLTLCLTNMGADTLPVHKNDRIVQMVLHEVREGTQLYAGRYQDSKGVVEAK, encoded by the coding sequence ATGATTCTGTCTGCACCAGAAATTGAGCGCCGTCTCGACCTCGACAGCGCAGCAGGAAAACTTATAATCATCCCGTATGGGGCAGAATGCCAGCAACCCGCATCTTATGATCTACGCGCTTCTGGTAATATTGTACTCGAACGGGGCGTATGTACTCTCGTCTCGACACTGGAATGGGTTGAACTCCCCATGGATATTGCCGGAACACTGCGGTGCAGGTCATCGATGGGAAGACGTGGTGTATTGCTGGGTGCAGGTTTTGTGGATCCGGGTTTTCGAGGGCAGCTGACGCTCTGCCTGACCAATATGGGTGCAGATACATTACCTGTACATAAGAATGATCGGATTGTCCAGATGGTTCTTCATGAGGTGCGGGAAGGAACGCAGTTGTATGCGGGGCGTTACCAGGATAGCAAGGGTGTCGTGGAGGCGAAGTGA
- a CDS encoding NrpR regulatory domain-containing protein → MIRTERKYIEILRILKEHSEPVGAKRLSELMAERGFVLSDRAVQYYLSYLDTMGFTEKIGNLGRVLTPLGRDETDNALVDDRIGFIISKLERLAYRSTFDPETVTGDVAYNLSIVPAESMEKVTVAFDEVVKSGCGFFNSYRIIDRDPRIPHGSIGFITLCSISMDGVFQRKGIPVKMAFGGRLEIEQGEPKRFRDLIGYRGTTIDPLELFISSGLTSISSFARTKTGIALANVREVPCAAKKQVEETIQLMNNCGFVFPVTLGTQVFNLPNNPYRLSIVAFSGLNYIGNTVEHGIEIKTEIGAGNIPFSKVMETN, encoded by the coding sequence GTGATTCGTACCGAGAGGAAATATATCGAGATTTTAAGGATCTTAAAAGAGCATAGTGAGCCTGTTGGGGCAAAACGACTTTCGGAACTTATGGCAGAGCGGGGTTTTGTTCTGAGTGACCGTGCGGTCCAGTATTATCTCAGTTATCTTGATACAATGGGATTTACCGAGAAGATCGGGAACCTGGGAAGAGTATTAACCCCTCTTGGCCGGGATGAAACCGACAATGCCCTTGTTGACGACAGGATCGGATTCATCATATCTAAACTCGAGCGACTTGCATACCGGAGCACGTTTGATCCGGAGACCGTCACCGGAGATGTGGCATATAATCTCTCGATTGTGCCTGCAGAGTCGATGGAAAAGGTCACCGTTGCATTTGATGAAGTGGTAAAATCCGGCTGTGGATTCTTTAACTCTTACCGGATTATTGATCGCGATCCCCGGATACCTCATGGCTCAATAGGTTTTATTACCCTCTGCAGTATCTCCATGGACGGGGTATTCCAGAGAAAGGGAATTCCGGTTAAGATGGCGTTCGGGGGAAGACTGGAAATCGAACAGGGCGAACCCAAACGCTTCAGGGATCTGATCGGATACCGGGGAACAACCATCGATCCGCTGGAACTCTTTATCTCTTCAGGTCTCACCTCCATTTCCAGTTTCGCCCGGACAAAAACCGGTATTGCGCTCGCAAACGTCCGCGAAGTTCCCTGCGCTGCGAAAAAGCAGGTAGAAGAGACCATTCAACTGATGAACAACTGCGGCTTTGTCTTTCCCGTGACTTTAGGAACGCAGGTCTTCAATTTACCCAACAATCCGTACAGGCTCTCAATTGTTGCTTTCAGTGGGCTGAATTATATTGGAAATACTGTTGAGCATGGCATTGAGATCAAAACAGAGATCGGGGCCGGCAATATTCCGTTTTCAAAAGTGATGGAGACCAACTGA
- a CDS encoding tubulin/FtsZ family protein codes for MRILAIGLGGAGCRIVNSLYAVDRRSSNVACVKAFAVDVDEATLAQLKGLPEDAKIYFPALDPGPADAMGENTQTATIDIGEIVSRVQNTEHGETDAIFICCGLGGSMVDVAPHIITALRNSVTEPIFGLITLPCLAEGERKSAKAADDIDMLSSLLDGIILFDNETWYKKIRSKKSTLVKKEKSFAEKMGFVKEQPALSPALATYLLLNDAIVKRISLILRAGEFKADGGLELAEVVLDSGEVLNTMKGMGFITIGYAVEHLPHDPLGFLSWLRPGGLLTDDHKKRASRIVELAKQAIYHEISTPCDMTSAHKALILVAGPSHELSMKGFMTVRKWIDRSIAGLETRSGDYPVVNTQNVAIIIMLSGLENIPRIDEIREIRAQGRTGYQKYPAHEIESISLESITQSKSSADTTDTGTISLKQRERPSRDEMIVLPVKEHPGGRDFGARSPEARSRIPESQQANYPPSADTSSTITGMQEKTAQPPELRGYAPQRRVVASQEHAAHPSHVSPVNPPQPHKASHHEAPSSGTRMQEPVRETEVHINDSQIRAKDTERQRIEKDLQRQRMIAISGRTLKTNTDTLKNPITSPSRTVIHQESSKELPHIRVQERDRPVPPIEKTPEQKTVIIGKRKPAPIKDQNIDTEDQSVKEPAGREDPDMSSGPDGYVPEGDSAAMKVSVKDHSYRAKDDIFGGKSVVRTAVPSARDSGLVHTRLTQKKSLAGNDTEGKIQEDTATEQSQPSEKKRKITTKKDDFSWI; via the coding sequence ATGAGAATACTGGCAATTGGACTTGGAGGTGCAGGCTGCAGGATTGTAAACAGCCTGTATGCAGTCGACCGTCGCAGCAGCAATGTTGCATGTGTCAAAGCTTTTGCCGTAGATGTCGATGAGGCCACCTTAGCACAACTGAAAGGTCTTCCGGAGGATGCAAAGATATACTTCCCTGCGCTGGATCCCGGGCCTGCAGATGCAATGGGAGAAAACACCCAGACAGCCACTATAGATATTGGAGAGATTGTCTCAAGAGTCCAGAATACCGAACATGGAGAGACAGATGCAATCTTCATCTGCTGCGGGCTTGGCGGAAGCATGGTGGATGTGGCACCCCATATCATTACAGCTCTCCGTAACTCGGTCACAGAGCCAATATTCGGTCTTATCACTCTTCCCTGCCTGGCTGAAGGTGAGCGAAAATCTGCAAAAGCCGCAGATGATATCGACATGCTTTCATCCCTTCTGGATGGTATTATCCTATTCGACAACGAGACGTGGTATAAAAAAATCCGATCGAAGAAATCCACCTTGGTAAAAAAAGAGAAGAGTTTTGCAGAAAAGATGGGTTTTGTAAAAGAGCAGCCGGCATTATCTCCAGCGCTTGCAACTTATCTCCTGTTAAACGATGCCATTGTCAAAAGGATCAGTCTTATCCTGCGGGCAGGAGAATTCAAGGCTGACGGGGGACTTGAACTCGCGGAAGTGGTTCTGGATTCCGGTGAGGTCCTCAATACCATGAAAGGGATGGGTTTCATCACTATCGGTTATGCAGTTGAACACCTCCCCCACGATCCACTGGGTTTTCTCTCATGGTTGCGACCGGGAGGCCTTTTAACCGATGACCATAAGAAAAGGGCCTCGCGTATCGTTGAACTCGCAAAGCAGGCAATATATCACGAGATATCAACACCCTGCGATATGACCAGCGCCCACAAGGCGCTCATCCTTGTTGCCGGGCCATCTCATGAACTCTCCATGAAAGGATTCATGACCGTCCGCAAATGGATCGATCGCAGCATCGCCGGGCTCGAAACCCGATCCGGGGATTACCCCGTTGTCAATACACAAAATGTTGCGATCATCATCATGCTTTCCGGCCTTGAGAATATTCCCCGTATCGATGAGATCCGGGAGATCCGTGCACAGGGAAGAACGGGTTATCAGAAATACCCTGCACATGAAATTGAATCCATCTCCCTTGAATCCATCACACAGTCAAAGAGTTCGGCAGACACAACGGACACAGGCACCATCTCTCTAAAACAGAGAGAAAGACCATCCCGGGACGAGATGATTGTTCTTCCCGTAAAAGAACACCCGGGCGGCAGGGATTTCGGTGCGCGTTCTCCGGAAGCTCGTTCGCGTATACCAGAGAGTCAACAGGCGAATTATCCTCCGTCAGCAGATACATCCTCAACGATTACCGGCATGCAGGAAAAAACCGCACAGCCACCTGAATTGAGGGGGTACGCGCCACAACGCAGGGTCGTTGCTTCACAAGAACACGCGGCGCATCCCAGCCACGTATCACCGGTGAACCCTCCCCAGCCACACAAAGCATCACACCACGAGGCACCATCATCAGGAACCAGGATGCAGGAGCCGGTAAGAGAGACCGAGGTCCATATCAATGATAGCCAGATACGAGCGAAAGACACTGAACGCCAGAGGATAGAAAAAGACTTACAAAGGCAGCGGATGATTGCGATATCCGGCCGGACACTCAAGACAAATACTGATACTCTGAAAAACCCGATTACATCACCCAGCCGTACGGTCATCCACCAAGAATCATCAAAGGAATTACCCCACATTCGTGTGCAGGAACGTGACAGACCAGTCCCCCCCATAGAAAAAACCCCGGAACAAAAAACAGTCATCATTGGAAAACGGAAACCCGCACCCATAAAGGACCAAAACATCGACACGGAAGACCAGAGCGTAAAAGAACCCGCAGGACGTGAGGATCCAGATATGTCATCGGGCCCTGATGGATATGTACCCGAAGGGGACTCTGCTGCGATGAAAGTCAGCGTGAAAGATCACAGTTACCGGGCAAAGGATGATATTTTTGGGGGGAAAAGCGTCGTGCGCACAGCAGTTCCTTCAGCCCGGGATTCCGGACTCGTCCATACCCGGCTAACCCAAAAAAAGAGTCTGGCGGGAAATGATACTGAGGGGAAAATACAGGAGGACACCGCTACCGAACAGTCGCAGCCTTCAGAGAAAAAACGGAAAATTACTACAAAAAAAGATGATTTTTCATGGATCTGA
- a CDS encoding 5,10-methylenetetrahydromethanopterin reductase — MTYGIEFVPGNVNVKQVVNYCKLAESKDIDFAWITNHYNNRHCYPTLAAIAQATTSLKMGPGIMNAFTDTPAAMASFACTLNEISDGRAVLGIGPGDLSTLPKLAINPEKPVGRLEEAVVQIRKLCSGEQVNKSGMQFFDYDGAKLTGVTLPGKKGIPMYIGAQGPKVLELAGRIGDGALINASNPKDFAVAIPIIKAACDKVGKKNFDIGAYTAMSIDQSEKKARNAAKIVAAFIAAGSPEPLLTRHGLDLANVAKIKAALGKFDFKTVGELVGDKEIDAFTIAGTPSMVKQKCEDLTKAGVTQIIFGSPLGPDMTNSIRLLGKYVV; from the coding sequence TTGACATATGGAATTGAATTTGTACCAGGTAATGTCAACGTAAAGCAAGTTGTCAACTATTGTAAACTTGCAGAATCCAAAGACATCGATTTCGCATGGATCACAAACCACTACAACAACCGTCACTGCTACCCCACCCTCGCCGCCATTGCGCAGGCGACCACGTCCCTTAAGATGGGACCGGGTATCATGAACGCATTTACCGACACCCCCGCTGCAATGGCATCCTTTGCCTGCACGCTGAACGAGATCTCCGATGGACGTGCAGTCCTCGGTATTGGTCCCGGTGACCTCTCAACCCTCCCGAAGCTGGCAATCAACCCTGAGAAGCCAGTCGGACGCCTCGAGGAAGCTGTAGTCCAGATTCGCAAGCTCTGTTCCGGTGAACAGGTGAACAAGTCAGGCATGCAGTTCTTCGACTACGACGGTGCAAAGCTGACCGGTGTCACCCTGCCCGGTAAGAAGGGTATCCCGATGTACATCGGTGCACAGGGCCCCAAGGTCCTTGAACTTGCAGGAAGAATCGGTGACGGTGCATTGATCAACGCATCCAACCCCAAGGACTTCGCCGTTGCAATCCCGATCATCAAGGCAGCCTGCGACAAGGTTGGCAAGAAGAATTTTGACATCGGTGCATACACCGCAATGTCAATCGACCAGAGCGAGAAGAAGGCCCGCAATGCAGCAAAGATCGTTGCAGCATTCATTGCAGCCGGCTCACCTGAACCTCTGCTCACCCGCCACGGACTCGACCTTGCCAATGTTGCCAAGATCAAGGCAGCACTCGGAAAGTTCGACTTCAAGACGGTTGGAGAGCTCGTTGGAGACAAAGAGATCGATGCATTCACCATTGCTGGAACCCCCTCAATGGTCAAGCAGAAATGCGAAGACCTCACCAAGGCCGGTGTCACCCAGATCATCTTCGGCTCACCCCTTGGTCCCGACATGACCAACTCGATCCGCCTCCTCGGCAAATACGTCGTATAA
- a CDS encoding galactose-1-phosphate uridylyltransferase encodes MYSVREVITSRGTLQYREEYLTGLRCRISPDRLKRQIDQSLYLPSNAEGCPFCRDAVMTVTPTFPNGNRIIRGESVTFPNLYPFGEGHVVTVMTREHAVVTFSRQQVVDALLSQIEALQPVDGYPSINWNFLPSAGASLVHPHMQGLSDSCPSHIVDLYLAGSNQYRKTEGRNYWEAVRQQERSSDRYLFGDEILWSAHAVPVGEREVRGILPISTLDELEPYVDLVARGIIEIIALYRELGTHAFNMSLFFDKCGNDHGFRAFCSMISRINPNPSSTSDSAFMERLHLEPVIMTLPEDLGKFYKK; translated from the coding sequence ATGTATTCGGTCAGGGAAGTTATCACGAGCAGGGGCACGTTGCAATATCGCGAGGAGTATCTCACCGGCCTCAGGTGCCGGATCAGCCCCGACCGGTTAAAGAGACAGATCGATCAGTCCCTCTACCTGCCTTCAAATGCAGAGGGTTGCCCGTTCTGCCGCGACGCAGTGATGACCGTTACTCCCACCTTTCCCAATGGTAACCGGATCATCCGCGGCGAAAGCGTTACGTTCCCCAACCTCTATCCATTTGGGGAAGGTCATGTGGTGACCGTCATGACCCGCGAGCATGCCGTCGTCACCTTCAGCCGTCAGCAGGTAGTGGATGCCCTTCTTTCGCAGATCGAGGCACTCCAACCGGTAGATGGCTATCCCAGTATCAACTGGAACTTCTTACCATCTGCAGGAGCGAGCCTTGTTCACCCCCATATGCAGGGGCTGTCTGACTCCTGCCCCTCCCACATTGTGGATCTCTATCTTGCAGGAAGCAACCAGTATCGTAAAACCGAGGGGAGGAACTATTGGGAGGCAGTAAGGCAGCAGGAAAGATCCTCCGACCGGTATCTGTTCGGCGATGAAATTCTCTGGTCTGCCCATGCGGTACCGGTTGGTGAGCGCGAGGTGAGGGGGATATTGCCCATCTCTACGCTTGACGAACTGGAACCCTACGTTGATCTTGTGGCGCGGGGTATCATTGAGATTATCGCATTATACCGGGAACTGGGAACCCATGCGTTCAACATGTCCCTGTTTTTTGACAAGTGTGGCAATGATCATGGATTCCGGGCGTTCTGCTCGATGATCTCCCGGATCAATCCGAACCCTTCCTCAACGAGCGACTCTGCATTCATGGAACGGCTCCACCTGGAACCGGTAATCATGACGCTCCCAGAAGACCTGGGAAAATTCTACAAAAAATAA
- a CDS encoding F420-dependent methylenetetrahydromethanopterin dehydrogenase: protein MVVKVGVAKLGNIASGVMAELLLDERADREDMQTFMATSGTKLEPADVDRVVSNLKAYKPDFAIVVSPNGVLPGPTGAREQLAAAGIPVIIITDDVTTKKEWEGVKASSFGYIIMKADSMIGARREFLDPTEMADFNGNLVKVLALTGAFRKMQLAIDLVIDQVKAGKKGAELVLPKIVMTTDKAVDGEFTNNYALAKARAAHEIAMAVAGQNVKGCFMTKEWEKYIPIVASAHEMMRCAAALCDEAREIEKAGDSIMRKPHKKDGTLVSKNKLVAKFE, encoded by the coding sequence ATGGTTGTTAAAGTAGGAGTTGCCAAGCTCGGCAACATCGCAAGTGGTGTAATGGCAGAACTGCTTCTCGATGAGAGGGCAGACCGTGAAGACATGCAGACATTCATGGCGACCAGCGGCACAAAACTTGAGCCGGCTGATGTTGACCGTGTTGTTTCCAACCTGAAGGCATACAAACCGGACTTCGCTATCGTAGTCTCCCCCAACGGGGTTCTCCCCGGCCCGACCGGTGCCCGCGAACAGCTCGCTGCAGCAGGTATACCAGTCATCATCATCACCGATGATGTGACCACCAAGAAGGAATGGGAAGGAGTCAAGGCAAGCAGTTTCGGCTACATCATCATGAAGGCAGACTCCATGATCGGTGCACGCAGAGAATTCCTTGACCCCACCGAAATGGCCGACTTCAACGGCAACCTTGTGAAAGTGCTGGCACTCACCGGTGCATTCCGCAAGATGCAGCTTGCTATTGATCTGGTCATCGACCAGGTGAAGGCAGGAAAGAAGGGCGCAGAACTTGTGCTCCCCAAGATCGTCATGACCACCGACAAGGCAGTCGACGGCGAATTCACCAACAACTATGCACTCGCCAAGGCACGCGCTGCCCACGAGATCGCCATGGCTGTTGCAGGACAGAACGTCAAGGGCTGCTTCATGACCAAGGAATGGGAGAAATACATCCCCATAGTTGCCAGCGCTCACGAAATGATGAGGTGCGCCGCAGCACTCTGTGACGAGGCCCGCGAGATTGAGAAGGCCGGCGACAGCATTATGCGCAAGCCCCACAAGAAGGACGGCACGCTCGTCTCCAAGAACAAACTTGTAGCAAAGTTTGAGTAA
- a CDS encoding Tfx family DNA-binding protein, producing MKDGLLTDRQMEVLRYRKQGLTQQQIADIISTSKANVCTIEKSAMENIRRAKETLEFLYTLDATHLCTIPSGTDLFDVPAIVFGEAEKINIKVKYDTISLINRIREARPQCCKARCICEDIVVYITDQGELYFG from the coding sequence ATGAAAGATGGGCTGCTTACTGATCGTCAGATGGAGGTTCTCAGGTACCGGAAACAGGGACTTACCCAGCAGCAGATCGCTGATATCATCTCCACTTCCAAGGCCAATGTCTGCACGATCGAAAAGAGCGCTATGGAAAATATCCGCCGCGCAAAAGAGACGCTTGAGTTCCTCTATACTCTCGATGCAACCCATCTCTGCACCATTCCTTCAGGAACCGATCTGTTTGATGTTCCCGCTATCGTATTTGGTGAAGCGGAGAAAATTAATATCAAGGTAAAATACGATACAATCTCCCTGATCAACCGTATCCGTGAAGCGCGCCCCCAGTGCTGCAAAGCCCGGTGCATATGTGAAGATATTGTTGTATATATCACAGATCAGGGAGAGCTCTATTTCGGATAA
- a CDS encoding 50S ribosomal protein L3 — translation MPKINRPRRGSLAFSPRKRAKSPIPKYQSWPVTEGAPMLQGFAGYKVGMTHVIMVDDRKTSPTEGKEIMVPVTVIEIPSMKVAAIRAYSRDTYGKHALTEIWADPLDAVLGRRITMPKDYNKEAAQKKFEDAIAAGLVEEIHAVTYTQPAALTGVPKKVPDLMEIKVGGGDIKKLFEFAQGLLGKEIALNNVIQTGAFADITAITTGKGTQGAVKRWGIALRKRKHSRGKKERHIGTLGPWNPHHVRWQVPQIGQLGFQQRTEFNKRILKVSENASEITPAGGFLHYGVLKSPYVLVKGSIPGPVKRLVRIRPAVRLGEQVVKMPAIQFVSVQSKQG, via the coding sequence ATGCCAAAAATTAACAGACCCCGCCGTGGTTCTCTTGCATTCAGCCCGAGAAAGCGTGCAAAGAGCCCAATCCCGAAATACCAGTCGTGGCCCGTTACCGAAGGGGCACCGATGCTGCAGGGATTTGCAGGATACAAAGTAGGTATGACGCATGTTATCATGGTGGATGACCGCAAGACCAGCCCCACCGAGGGTAAGGAGATCATGGTGCCCGTCACCGTTATTGAAATCCCCTCGATGAAAGTCGCTGCAATCCGCGCATATTCCCGTGATACATACGGTAAACACGCCCTCACTGAGATCTGGGCAGATCCGCTCGATGCAGTTCTTGGACGCAGGATTACCATGCCCAAGGATTACAACAAAGAAGCCGCGCAGAAGAAATTTGAAGATGCAATTGCAGCCGGCCTTGTTGAAGAGATCCATGCGGTTACCTACACACAGCCCGCAGCCCTTACGGGCGTTCCCAAGAAAGTCCCCGACCTGATGGAAATCAAGGTCGGCGGTGGCGATATTAAGAAACTGTTTGAATTTGCGCAGGGTCTTTTAGGAAAAGAGATCGCGTTGAATAACGTCATCCAGACCGGCGCGTTTGCTGATATTACAGCAATCACAACCGGAAAAGGTACCCAGGGTGCTGTAAAGCGCTGGGGTATCGCACTGCGCAAACGCAAGCACTCCCGCGGCAAGAAAGAGCGACATATCGGTACTCTTGGACCGTGGAATCCCCACCATGTACGGTGGCAGGTCCCCCAGATCGGCCAGCTGGGATTCCAGCAGCGCACGGAATTCAACAAGCGGATCTTAAAAGTCAGCGAGAATGCCAGTGAAATTACCCCCGCAGGTGGATTCCTTCACTATGGTGTTTTAAAGAGCCCGTATGTTCTGGTCAAGGGATCGATACCCGGCCCGGTCAAGCGTCTTGTACGTATCCGCCCGGCCGTTCGTCTTGGTGAACAAGTTGTAAAGATGCCAGCAATCCAGTTTGTGAGCGTCCAGAGCAAGCAGGGGTGA
- the rpl4p gene encoding 50S ribosomal protein L4: MKAQVKTLDGGVVKNIELPELFSEAYRPDLIKKAVMALQSTRRQPHGTNPFAGICSSAVGWGSGRGSSHVPRIKNGSRAAKVPQAKGGREAHPPKVAKILVKEINQKEKQKAFRSAVAASICEELIRGRGHVFDGAAPFVLEDKFESLDKTADVITALTTAGLYGDIERAKDSKKVRAGRGKMRGRRYKQRKSLLIVTSGTPLRAARNLSGVDVVTVDQLNVEHLAPGMLAGRLTVWTESALVRLEGR, encoded by the coding sequence ATGAAAGCACAGGTTAAAACACTTGATGGTGGCGTTGTAAAAAACATTGAACTGCCGGAACTCTTCTCAGAGGCATACCGCCCCGATCTGATCAAAAAGGCAGTCATGGCCCTCCAGAGCACCCGCAGGCAGCCGCACGGAACCAACCCGTTTGCCGGCATCTGCTCGTCAGCAGTAGGCTGGGGAAGCGGTCGCGGTTCATCGCACGTGCCCCGTATCAAGAACGGTTCACGGGCAGCCAAGGTTCCGCAGGCAAAGGGCGGGCGTGAAGCACATCCCCCGAAAGTAGCCAAAATACTGGTTAAAGAGATCAACCAGAAGGAAAAACAGAAGGCATTCCGCTCTGCAGTAGCCGCAAGCATCTGTGAGGAGCTCATCAGGGGAAGGGGTCACGTCTTCGATGGAGCAGCCCCGTTTGTCCTTGAGGATAAGTTTGAGTCTCTTGATAAGACAGCGGATGTCATAACCGCACTCACGACCGCAGGTCTCTATGGAGATATCGAGCGGGCAAAGGACAGCAAGAAGGTACGTGCCGGAAGAGGCAAGATGCGTGGTCGCCGGTACAAGCAGCGAAAGAGCCTGCTCATCGTCACTTCCGGAACACCGCTGCGTGCAGCACGCAACCTGTCCGGTGTCGATGTAGTGACTGTAGATCAGCTGAATGTAGAGCACCTTGCACCCGGTATGCTGGCAGGACGGCTTACCGTGTGGACCGAAAGTGCACTCGTTCGCCTGGAGGGGAGATAA
- a CDS encoding 50S ribosomal protein L23: protein MVLKYPFVTEKAMVLLENQSKLQFLVNRQATKISIKREIEKTFGQNVKSVRTLMNMHGEKKAIVSFENDKAAEEILSRLGIM, encoded by the coding sequence ATGGTTCTGAAATATCCGTTTGTAACTGAGAAGGCGATGGTCCTTTTAGAGAACCAGAGCAAACTCCAGTTCCTCGTTAACCGTCAGGCAACAAAGATCTCGATCAAGCGCGAGATTGAAAAGACGTTCGGGCAGAACGTAAAGAGCGTTCGGACCCTCATGAACATGCATGGCGAAAAGAAAGCCATCGTCAGCTTCGAGAACGATAAAGCAGCCGAGGAAATTCTGAGCCGGCTTGGCATAATGTAG
- a CDS encoding 50S ribosomal protein L2 has product MGHRITTQSRGKGGPTYRAPSHRYKADLKHIGDDTQNITGSVIDIEHDPARNAPIALVKLESGSKVYMLVTEGLGIGEVITWGSSGEVKNGNTLTLQHIPTGTYICNIESRPNDGGKFVRASGVQAVVVDKIEDRVGIRMPSGKTKWFNHRCRATVGIVAGGGRVDKPFVKAGNKHHKMQNTASNWPRVRGVAMNVIDHPFGGGGHQHTGRPKTVARGTSPGRTVGHVAARRTGKSRK; this is encoded by the coding sequence ATGGGACATCGCATTACTACACAAAGCCGTGGAAAAGGAGGCCCGACATACCGGGCGCCATCCCACCGTTACAAAGCAGACTTGAAACACATCGGTGATGATACACAGAATATCACCGGAAGTGTCATCGACATCGAACACGACCCGGCCCGCAATGCACCCATTGCACTCGTTAAACTCGAGAGTGGATCCAAGGTCTATATGCTTGTGACCGAAGGGCTTGGAATCGGGGAAGTTATTACCTGGGGATCCAGTGGTGAAGTGAAGAACGGAAACACACTCACTCTCCAGCACATCCCGACCGGTACCTACATCTGCAATATCGAATCCCGCCCCAATGATGGCGGCAAGTTTGTCAGGGCGTCAGGAGTCCAGGCAGTTGTCGTCGATAAGATTGAAGACCGGGTCGGCATCCGGATGCCCAGCGGCAAGACCAAATGGTTCAACCACCGCTGCCGTGCAACCGTCGGTATCGTAGCCGGTGGCGGCCGCGTTGACAAGCCGTTTGTGAAAGCAGGCAACAAGCACCATAAGATGCAGAACACCGCATCCAACTGGCCCCGCGTCCGTGGTGTCGCAATGAACGTAATCGACCACCCGTTCGGTGGCGGTGGACACCAGCACACTGGTCGCCCGAAGACCGTTGCGAGAGGCACCTCTCCAGGCAGGACTGTCGGACATGTGGCTGCACGCAGGACAGGTAAGAGCAGGAAGTGA
- a CDS encoding 30S ribosomal protein S19 has product MAAPKKTQKRMPRRREEFTYRGFTIDELKAKGISELLPLMPARPRRKIVRGFSRGEETLLTKIRSGDEKVRTHLREMLVMPEMIGKTIEIYNGKEFTKVEFQPESVFHYLGEFALTRKRVSHGSAGIGATRGSKYVPLK; this is encoded by the coding sequence ATGGCAGCACCTAAAAAGACACAGAAGAGAATGCCAAGACGGCGTGAGGAGTTCACCTATCGCGGCTTTACTATCGACGAGCTCAAGGCAAAGGGAATCAGCGAACTCCTCCCGCTTATGCCTGCTCGCCCACGCCGCAAGATTGTACGCGGTTTCTCCCGAGGGGAAGAGACATTACTCACAAAGATTCGCAGTGGCGATGAGAAAGTCAGGACACATCTCCGTGAGATGCTTGTCATGCCGGAAATGATCGGCAAGACCATTGAGATCTACAACGGCAAGGAGTTTACAAAAGTTGAATTCCAGCCTGAGTCTGTCTTCCACTACCTTGGTGAGTTTGCACTGACAAGAAAGAGGGTTTCTCACGGAAGCGCCGGTATCGGTGCGACAAGAGGCAGCAAGTACGTTCCGCTGAAGTGA
- a CDS encoding 50S ribosomal protein L22, with amino-acid sequence MARIDYSLKIAGDNIARGKANELNMSPKHSIEIATFIRHQHVNDAIAYLNQVVTLKKAIPFRRFNRNVAHKRGLPGNWDAGRYPVKASKAYIRLLESVKKNAEYIGLDPENLEIIHATAQRGRAQKAFFPRAMGRATPKVRESVSLEVIVREVA; translated from the coding sequence ATGGCACGAATTGATTATTCACTGAAAATCGCGGGTGACAACATAGCCAGAGGAAAGGCTAACGAACTGAATATGTCGCCCAAGCATTCGATCGAAATTGCCACGTTCATCAGGCATCAGCACGTGAACGATGCAATTGCATACTTAAACCAGGTAGTCACCCTGAAAAAGGCGATTCCGTTCCGGAGATTTAACCGGAACGTTGCGCACAAGCGTGGTCTTCCCGGTAACTGGGATGCAGGCAGGTACCCGGTCAAGGCATCAAAGGCCTACATCCGCCTTCTTGAATCGGTAAAGAAGAACGCCGAATACATTGGTCTCGACCCGGAAAACCTGGAGATCATCCACGCCACGGCACAGCGCGGCCGTGCGCAGAAAGCATTCTTCCCGAGAGCAATGGGGCGAGCGACCCCCAAGGTTCGCGAATCGGTCAGCCTTGAAGTGATCGTCCGAGAGGTGGCGTAA